One genomic region from Salvia hispanica cultivar TCC Black 2014 chromosome 2, UniMelb_Shisp_WGS_1.0, whole genome shotgun sequence encodes:
- the LOC125208257 gene encoding uncharacterized protein LOC125208257, with protein MGNCLVAEQKSVISVMKTDGKIIEYKSPIKVHQILCEYSHHAITDKLPVVKHLHPNTELLRGRLYYLLPLPVPAKKKKRVRFSDDVVEEERRRGTGAVRIKVVISKKELQAMLAKEGVSVEEMITEVRKEPLKIDSKSIGLKGLESIPELD; from the coding sequence atGGGAAACTGCTTAGTTGCTGAGCAGAAATCTGTGATCAGTGTGATGAAAACAGATGGAAAGATCATTGAATACAAATCTCCAATCAAAGTCCACCAGATTCTGTGTGAATATTCTCACCATGCAATCACAGATAAACTCCCTGTAGTGAAACACTTGCATCCCAACACCGAGCTGCTTCGAGGCCGCTTGTACTATCTTCTTCCCTTGCCCGTGCCtgcgaagaagaagaagagggtGCGTTTCTCTGATGATGTGGTGGAGGAAGAGAGAAGACGAGGCACAGGGGCCGTGAGGATCAAGGTTGTGATCAGCAAGAAAGAGCTGCAGGCAATGCTTGCGAAAGAAGGAGTTTCGGTTGAAGAGATGATCACTGAGGTGCGGAAAGAGCCACTCAAGATCGATAGCAAAAGCATCGGCCTCAAAGGGCTGGAGAGTATCCCTGAACTGGACTAG